In Oryza brachyantha chromosome 2, ObraRS2, whole genome shotgun sequence, a single window of DNA contains:
- the LOC102710180 gene encoding organelle RRM domain-containing protein 1, chloroplastic gives MDAARAALLARGLAVSTTAVVATATQAVSVPRLSPCTRIRRQRRFLRLASAAASSPPPLPAASAQPHCSRWVVEMEKPPAPAGGGEVSRAEAVDYYVATLARVLGNQEEAQMSIYDASWDGSYKFCCEIGDEASRDLSKIPGVLAVRPDKADKSEKEQKDNRGLDISSANLANFSDAVYDNSCSSGENEFWLVRMEKPGVEVVTKAQMVDHYTQILTKVLGNEKDAQVSIYHISWERDYGFCCHIEKACAMELADVPGVSSVQPDTNFGSDNKNYKGNDSFKSSEATRADVKTKRLFVTGLSFYTSEKTLRAAFEPFGELVEVKIIMDKISKRSKGYAFIEYTTEEAGGAALKAMNGQIINGWMIVVDVAKTRSRDRQPPSTALGRSHQMLRSRYHTG, from the exons ATggacgccgcccgcgccgccctccTGGCCCGCGGCCTCGCCGTAtccaccaccgccgtcgtcgccactgCCACCCAAGCCGTATCGGTTCCTCGCCTGTCTCCGTGCACCCGCATACGGCGCCAGCGCCGCTTCCTCCGCCTGGCCTCCGCTGCGGcgtcgtctccgccgccgctccctgCTGCTTCGGCGCAGCCGCATTGCTCTAGGTGGGTTGTGGAGATGGAGAAACCCCCCGCCCCcgcgggaggcggcgaggtGTCCCGTGCGGAGGCCGTCGACTACTACGTCGCCACACTAGCCAGAGTTTTGGGGAA CCAGGAAGAAGCACAGATGAGCATATACGATGCTTCATGGGATGGGAGCTACAAGTTTTGCTGCGAGATTGGTGATGAAGCGTCAAGGGACCTTTCAA AAATTCCCGGGGTATTAGCTGTTAGGCCGGATAAGGCTGATAAATCAGAGAAAGAACAGAAGGATAATCGTGGCTTGGACATCTCGTCAGCTAACCTTGCAAATTTCAGTGATGCTGTGTACGATAACTCATGTTCTAGTGGGGAAAATGAGTTTTGGCTTGTACGAATGGAGAAGCCTGGGGTTGAAGTTGTGACAAAGGCACAAATGGTGGACCATTATACCCAAATCCTCACGAAAGTGTTGGGGAA TGAAAAGGATGCGCAGGTCAGCATATATCACATTTCATGGGAGAGGGATTATGGTTTCTGCTGTCACATTGAGAAAGCATGTGCAATGGAGTTGGCTG ATGTTCCTGGAGTGTCATCTGTTCAGCCAGACACAAATTTTGGATCTGACAACAAAAACTACAAAG GCAATGACAGCTTCAAATCATCGGAAGCTACTCGAGCTGATGTCAAAACTAAAAGGCTCTTTGTTACAG GACTTTCATTTTATACATCTGAGAAAACTTTGCGGGCCGCCTTTGAGCCTTTTGGTGAACTGGTTGAAG TGAAGATAATAATGGACAAGATATCAAAAAGATCAAAGGGGTATGCTTTCATAGAATACACCACAGAAGAAGCTGGAGGTGCTGCTCTGAAAGCAATGAACGGACAG ATAATAAATGGCTGGATGATAGTTGTCGATGTTGCTAAAACTAGATCAAGAGACCGTCAACCCCCATCTACTGCATTAGGTAGATCCCATCAAATGCTTCGATCACGTTATCATACTGGATGA
- the LOC102718628 gene encoding pentatricopeptide repeat-containing protein At3g22690-like: MGALGCSLFSPATSSLPPKPPLSKRAQDGAALVRCRAALPGDAALRAFRRHHVSGRGLNANPALTPALAACARLPSAAAEAEQIHALLVKSGAPQSASGVYASTSLARVYARLGRLGDARKVFDGMPVKTVVSWNVLLDGFVRASDLDAAWEVFVEMPERNVVSWNTVIAGFARHGCAQEAVDLFAEMTMVYGLEPDEATMVGFVSAVRDIGLLGIGRSAHGYVIRRGLSLDGALGVALINMYTRCGSMADAFRCFSSVAGKNVEHWTSVIGGFAAHGHPEMALRLFTEMRQLGIEPNGVSFLAVLNACSHGGLVDEGFKYFNLMRAMGIRPTIRHYGCLVDLLGRAGFLEEAFKLASSLPEDPGLVIWSSLLAACQSHGNVEMAEVAARKLASAEPSHGSSYVLLSNTYARAGQWEDLRRTRRDMEEHGVMKKPGLSWIELDGHVHSFVTADKLHTASEDIYQMLDDLKVNLISAGSEPETLALLEN; encoded by the coding sequence ATGGGCGCTTTGGGTTGCTCGCTCTTCTCCCCCGCCACTTCCTCTCTCCCGCCAAAACCACCCCTCTCCAAACGGGCCCAggacggcgccgccctcgtccgatgccgcgccgcgctgccggGGGACGCCGCTCTCCGCGCCTTCCGCCGGCACCACGTCTCCGGGCGCGGCCTCAACGCCAACCCCGCGCTGacgcccgcgctcgcggccTGCGCGCGGCtgccctcggcggcggccgaggcggagcaGATCCACGCCCTCCTCGTCAAGTCCGGCGCCCCGCAGTCCGCCTCCGGCGTCTACGCCTCCACCTCCCTAGCACGTGTCTACGCTCGGCTTGGCCGCCTGGGCGACGCGCGGAAGGTGTTCGACGGAATGCCAGTAAAGACGGTGGTGTCATGGAACGTGCTTCTTGATGGGTTTGTGCGAGCCAGCGACCTGGATGCTGCATGGGAGGTGTTTGTGGAAATGCCGGAGCGGAACGTGGTTTCATGGAACACTGTCATTGCTGGTTTCGCGAGGCATGGGTGTGCTCAGGAGGCAGTGGATCTGTTTGCCGAGATGACAATGGTCTATGGCTTGGAACCTGACGAGGCCACGATGGTTGGCTTTGTGTCAGCTGTTCGTGATATTGGTCTGCTTGGGATTGGGAGGAGCGCACACGGGTACGTGATCCGTCGGGGGCTTTCACTGGATGGTGCTCTTGGTGTAGCTTTGATCAACATGTACACAAGGTGTGGGAGCATGGCCGACGCCTTCCGGTGCTTCTCGAGTGTCGCCGGCAAGAATGTGGAGCACTGGACCTCTGTGATTGGTGGCTTCGCAGCACATGGTCACCCAGAGATGGCGCTAAGATTGTTCACTGAAATGAGGCAATTGGGCATTGAGCCTAATGGTGTCAGCTTCTTGGCCGTCCTGAATGCCTGTAGCCATGGGGGTTTAGTCGACGAAGGCTTCAAGTACTTCAACCTAATGAGGGCCATGGGCATCAGGCCAACGATACGTCACTATGGCTGCTTGGTAGATCTTCTCGGCCGTGCAGGGTTCTTGGAAGAAGCCTTCAAACTCGCCAGCAGTCTACCGGAAGATCCGGGTCTTGTGATCTGGAGCTCACTACTAGCTGCTTGCCAGAGCCATGGCAATGTCGAGATGGCAGAGGTTGCTGCTCGGAAGTTGGCAAGCGCGGAGCCAAGCCATGGCAGCTCCTATGTCTTGTTGTCCAACACATATGCACGAGCTGGACAATGGGAAGACTTGAGGAGAACGAGGAGGGATATGGAGGAGCATGGGGTAATGAAGAAGCCTGGTCTTAGCTGGATCGAGTTAGATGGCCATGTACATTCCTTTGTCACTGCGGACAAGTTACACACAGCAAGCGAAGATATCTATCAGATGTTGGACGATTTGAAAGTAAATTTGATATCAGCTGGAAGTGAACCTGAAACACTTGCCCTTCTTGAAAATTAA
- the LOC102710468 gene encoding MADS-box transcription factor 57, which translates to MGRGKIVIRRIDNSTSRQVTFSKRRNGLLKKAKELSILCDAEVGLVVFSSTGRLYEFSSTNMKAVIDRYTNAKEELLGENATSEIKIWQREAASLRQQLHNLQESHKQLMGEELSGLGVRDLQGLENRLEISLRNIRMRKDNLLRSEIEELHVKGSLIHQENIELSRSLNVMSQQKLELYNKIQACEERVATNANLSSSTPYSFHIIQNANIPTCLELNQSQEKEGECSKTDAPELGLHLP; encoded by the exons ATGGGGAGGGGGAAGATAGTGATAAGGCGGATAGACAACTCGACGAGCAGGCAGGTGACGTTCTCGAAGCGGCGGAACGGGTTGCTGAAGAAGGCGAAGGAGCTGTCCATCCTGTGCGATGCGGAGGTCGGCCTCGTCGTCTTCTCCAGCACCGGCAGGCTCTACGAGTTCTCCAGCACCAA CATGAAAGCTGTGATAGACCGGTATACCAACGCAAAGGAGGAGCTACTTGGTGAGAATGCAACTTCAGAAATTAAG ATTTGGCAAAGGGAGGCAGCAAGCTTGAGGCAGCAACTGCACAACTTGCAAGAAAGCCACAA GCAACTGATGGGTGAGGAGCTTTCTGGCCTAGGTGTTAGAGATCTCCAAGGTTTAGAGAATCGGCTTGAGATAAGCCTACGCAATATCAGAATGAGAAAG GACAATCTTTTGAGAAGTGAAATTGAGGAGTTACACGTTAAG GGGAGCCTAATTCACCAGGAAAACATCGAACTTTCTAGAAGCCTAAATGTCATGTCACAACAAAAATTGGAACTGTATAACAAG ATTCAGGCCTGTGAAGAGAGAGTTGCCACAAATGCAAATTTAAGTTCCAGCACTCCGTACAGCTTTCATATTATACAAAATGCAAATATTCCTACTTGCCTTGAATTAAACCAATCACAGGAAAAAGAAGGAGAGTGCAGCAAAACAGATGCTCCAGAACTGGG ACTTCATCTGCCTTAA